One Coffea arabica cultivar ET-39 chromosome 5e, Coffea Arabica ET-39 HiFi, whole genome shotgun sequence DNA segment encodes these proteins:
- the LOC113688390 gene encoding uncharacterized protein, with product MPTNSGNFTVSSAFREIRQARNTSMVFDRIWHPRLSLKTSFFMLRLLLGRLPIPDTLRNFGFHLPSKCFCCQSASEESTEHLFSNGIIASTVWNYFGASCGLQVSGSYLRSRIVGWWLKSYDSDIRRFIGRLLPSVVCWQIWKARNKAMFEDVQMRSNVICQAIFSEIRSIVDIHFKKVGRVQSFYLLYDWPNSSDVGITYKLIRWETKESGRFTLNTDGCSKGNPGVGGGGGVLRDSNGLPLIGFSAYFGETTCLRAEARALLIGLQTCAQRCFRNIYVQSDSLVLIGILQHRIQCPWHIRRIIRQIWQFMEDPDRFSHCYREANKVADVLSNVGVSHPDQQIKIYETLNTFPTMARGAIRLDRLGMPSIRKIRSM from the coding sequence ATGCCCacaaattctggaaatttcacTGTATCTTCAGCGTTTCGGGAAATTAGGCAAGCCCGAAACACATCAATGGTTTTTGATAGAATCTGGCATCCTCGTCTTTCTTTGAAGACCTCTTTCTTCATGTTGCGATTGTTGCTGGGTAGGTTGCCAATACCGGATACGTTacgaaattttggttttcatttaCCCTCAAAGTGTTTTTGCTGCCAATCGGCATCTGAAGAGTCAACCGAACATTTATTCTCCAATGGCATTATAGCATCAacagtttggaattattttgggGCTTCATGTGGACTCCAAGTATCAGGGTCATATTTGAGATCTCGCATAGTGGGTTGGTGGTTGAAATCATATGATTCTGATATAAGACGGTTTATTGGACGGCTACTTCCTTCTGTAGTATGTTGGCAAATTTGGAAggcaagaaataaagcaatgttTGAGGATGTCCAGATGCGGTCGAATGTCATTTGTCAAGCCATTTTCTCGGAAATCCGATCCATTGTGGACATACATTTCAAAAAAGTGGGACGAGTACAGTCATTTTATCTTTTGTATGATTGGCCGAACTCATCTGATGTTGGCATCACATACAAACTTATTCGATGGGAAACGAAGGAATCTGGACGGTTCACACTTAATACAGACGGATGTTCTAAGGGTAATCCAGGAGTGGGTggaggtggtggagttcttcggGATTCAAATGGCCTCCCTTTGATTGGTTTTTCGGCATATTTTGGGGAAACTACATGTCTTCGTGCAGAGGCTCGTGCCCTCCTTATTGGTCTTCAAACATGTGCACAGAGGTGCTTTCGGAATATCTATGTGCAATCGGATTCTTTGGTATTAATTGGAATTCTTCAGCATCGCATTCAATGTCCCTGGCACATCCGACGGATTATCAGGCAGATTTGGCAGTTTATGGAAGATCCGGATCGTTTTTCACATTGTTACAGGGAAGCGAATAAGGTGGCTGATGTGTTATCCAATGTGGGCGTATCTCATCCAGACCAGCAAATCAAGATATACGAGACATTAAACACGTTTCCAACAATGGCTCGTGGAGCAATTCGCCTTGATAGGCTTGGAATGCCTTCAATTCGGAAAATTAGGTCTATGTAA